One segment of bacterium DNA contains the following:
- a CDS encoding V-type ATPase 116kDa subunit family protein, with protein sequence MLIPSEMVLMSIVVFKEESEELTSRILNLGIFQPVDIRTIEKELEDLTPLNTEKEYAEWEKLEVQLHQVAKTLNLSIFASGKIEHFSPNMIKNFLSEVEEEVSPLLNQKEEIQNNLQNIETILSQIKDYIPFPIKKSSTYTFLNIELGSIEEKNMVVLERTLKNIPHLTLPLKKEMGRVVILVVYLKKDEVFLTKVLKDVSWQPMEYPEGLPEIPQEMQNKLNAELEEYRNKIEEIDKEIKKLGEKYKEKFFAILGYITREKALLQAKKYAFITGRTFLISGWIPKEEKNRVVKEVRSVVPSAYLEIRATKTLNVDKEQIPVRLKHSKFLKPFELLITSYGLPRYGTIDPTLFVAISFLIMFGAMFGDLGHGLVLLLGGLLLKRSKQETMKQGGSLLAWCGVSSCIFGFLYGSFFGQEKIIPAIWKNPFYNINDIFRVSIMFGIGVLTLGILLNIINSLLDKNYFRALFDKAGLISGFLYWVGIALVSKSFIAKAPVPPAYLVLLIAGVCLLFFKPVLERTIAKKNESLGVSFMESIIDLLEIIMGYLANTISFIRIAAFSLAHAGLFMAIFELSRLVSGIGGNILSFLVILFGNILVILLEGMVVGIQSLRLNYYEFFSRFFVPSKQEFKPLTK encoded by the coding sequence ATGTTAATACCTTCAGAAATGGTACTAATGAGTATAGTAGTTTTTAAAGAAGAATCTGAGGAATTGACTTCCAGGATTTTGAATTTAGGAATTTTTCAACCAGTAGATATCCGAACAATTGAAAAAGAACTGGAGGACTTAACACCTCTGAATACGGAAAAAGAATATGCGGAATGGGAAAAATTAGAAGTTCAACTGCATCAGGTAGCAAAAACACTTAATCTTTCTATCTTTGCATCCGGAAAAATTGAACATTTTTCTCCAAACATGATAAAAAATTTCCTCAGTGAGGTAGAAGAAGAAGTCAGCCCACTTCTCAATCAAAAAGAAGAAATTCAGAACAATTTACAGAATATAGAGACAATTCTTTCTCAGATAAAAGATTATATACCTTTTCCCATAAAAAAAAGTTCCACCTATACTTTTTTAAATATTGAACTCGGAAGTATTGAAGAGAAAAACATGGTAGTTCTGGAGCGTACATTGAAAAACATTCCCCATCTAACGCTGCCTTTGAAAAAAGAAATGGGACGGGTGGTTATTCTGGTTGTATATCTGAAAAAAGATGAGGTATTTCTTACAAAAGTATTAAAAGATGTTTCATGGCAACCAATGGAATATCCAGAAGGTCTACCAGAAATTCCCCAGGAGATGCAGAATAAATTGAATGCCGAACTGGAAGAATACCGTAATAAAATTGAAGAGATAGATAAAGAAATAAAAAAATTGGGAGAAAAGTATAAAGAAAAATTTTTTGCTATTCTTGGCTATATTACCCGGGAAAAAGCACTTCTCCAGGCAAAAAAATACGCATTCATTACTGGTAGAACATTTTTAATTTCAGGATGGATTCCCAAAGAAGAAAAAAACCGGGTGGTAAAAGAAGTCAGAAGTGTTGTACCTTCTGCATATCTGGAAATAAGAGCAACCAAAACCTTAAATGTTGATAAAGAGCAAATACCAGTGCGTCTGAAACATAGTAAATTTCTTAAGCCATTTGAGTTATTAATTACTTCTTATGGACTACCTCGTTATGGAACAATTGACCCCACATTATTTGTAGCCATCAGTTTTCTAATTATGTTTGGGGCTATGTTTGGCGATTTAGGACATGGATTGGTTCTTTTGCTTGGTGGACTTTTACTAAAAAGAAGTAAACAGGAAACTATGAAGCAAGGTGGTTCCCTTCTTGCCTGGTGTGGAGTTAGTTCCTGCATCTTTGGTTTTTTGTATGGAAGTTTTTTTGGGCAGGAAAAAATTATTCCAGCAATCTGGAAAAACCCTTTCTATAATATTAACGATATTTTCCGCGTAAGTATTATGTTTGGTATTGGTGTGTTAACACTGGGAATTTTGTTGAATATAATCAACTCTTTACTGGATAAAAATTATTTCAGAGCACTTTTTGATAAAGCAGGTCTAATTTCTGGCTTCTTATATTGGGTAGGTATCGCACTGGTAAGCAAATCGTTCATTGCCAAAGCACCAGTTCCACCTGCATATCTTGTATTGCTGATTGCTGGAGTTTGTCTACTTTTCTTCAAGCCAGTTTTAGAAAGAACTATAGCAAAAAAGAATGAATCGTTAGGGGTATCTTTTATGGAAAGTATAATAGACCTATTAGAAATAATTATGGGCTATTTAGCAAATACTATTTCTTTTATTCGTATTGCGGCTTTTTCCTTAGCGCATGCAGGATTATTTATGGCAATTTTTGAACTATCCCGTCTCGTTTCTGGTATTGGCGGTAATATACTTTCTTTTCTAGTAATTTTGTTTGGAAATATTCTTGTAATCCTTTTAGAAGGAATGGTAGTGGGCATACAATCGCTACGATTAAATTATTATGAATTTTTCTCCAGGTTTTTTGTACCAAGTAAACAGGAATTCAAGCCATTGACAAAGTAA
- the mnmA gene encoding tRNA 2-thiouridine(34) synthase MnmA, giving the protein MKKKVVIGMSGGVDSSVAAALLKEKGYEVIGVYMNLYSGKEQENKEIICYGQKEENLKIAKTTAEILNIPLFVVDVEGEFKKKVIDYFIKEYKEGKTPNPCVMCNRYIKFGILLEKLKKSDINFDYFSTGHYAKVKYNGKRYIIQKGKDKEKDQSYFLFLLTQKQLSKVIFPLGDFKKTEVREIARKYKFPSYERDESQDFISGTPSFFDNEKEIEIVDKRGNVLGKNKGIFYYTIGQRRGLGIAKGMPLYVIGIDAKKKGIIVGEKKDVYKRCLIAGNINFVSVDKLKYGMKVKGKIRYKSPLSTAYVFPYKNDKIIVRFEKEQWAITPGQAVVLYKGSTLLFGGIIEKGVSDEEITLYIKK; this is encoded by the coding sequence ATGAAAAAAAAAGTTGTTATCGGGATGTCTGGTGGAGTTGATTCATCTGTTGCAGCAGCATTATTGAAAGAAAAGGGATACGAAGTAATTGGTGTTTATATGAATTTATATAGTGGAAAAGAACAGGAAAATAAAGAAATAATTTGTTATGGACAAAAGGAAGAGAACTTAAAAATTGCAAAAACAACAGCAGAAATTTTGAATATACCTCTTTTTGTTGTAGATGTAGAAGGAGAGTTTAAAAAAAAGGTTATTGATTATTTTATAAAGGAATATAAAGAAGGTAAGACCCCAAATCCCTGTGTAATGTGCAATAGATATATAAAATTTGGAATACTGCTTGAAAAATTAAAAAAATCGGATATAAATTTTGATTATTTTTCAACAGGACATTATGCAAAAGTAAAATATAATGGAAAAAGATATATTATCCAAAAAGGTAAAGATAAAGAAAAGGACCAGAGTTATTTCCTTTTTCTTCTTACTCAGAAGCAACTATCAAAAGTTATTTTCCCCTTAGGAGATTTTAAAAAAACAGAAGTCAGAGAAATTGCCAGAAAATATAAGTTCCCTTCTTATGAAAGAGATGAAAGTCAGGACTTTATTTCAGGGACACCTTCTTTTTTTGATAATGAAAAAGAAATAGAAATTGTTGATAAAAGAGGAAATGTTCTTGGTAAAAATAAAGGAATTTTTTATTATACAATTGGACAAAGAAGAGGACTTGGAATTGCAAAAGGAATGCCTCTTTATGTCATTGGAATAGATGCTAAAAAAAAAGGAATAATTGTAGGAGAAAAAAAAGATGTTTATAAGAGGTGTTTAATTGCAGGAAATATAAATTTTGTTTCTGTTGATAAATTGAAATATGGAATGAAAGTTAAAGGCAAAATAAGATATAAAAGTCCTTTATCAACTGCCTATGTTTTCCCATATAAAAATGATAAAATAATTGTCAGATTTGAAAAGGAACAATGGGCAATAACTCCCGGGCAGGCAGTTGTTTTATATAAAGGAAGCACATTATTATTTGGTGGAATTATAGAGAAAGGAGTTAGTGATGAAGAAATTACTTTGTATATCAAGAAATAA
- a CDS encoding ACP S-malonyltransferase translates to MKKLLCISRNKRDDFLKVLDEVINSIETGKYDETIEKVINENEGKVRGCFIFDSFSELKEKIEKIKNTTEEKIIQEDIYFSITELEGKIAFLFPGQGSQKVGMFSTLLEKFPQIKESIEIANETLKEKLGKNLSEFIYPQEVKSEEEKRKQLEQLTITNITQPVLGVIEMGLFKIINSFGILPDMAGGHSLGEYVALSASGIIEERFLYTLLESRGRAIIEGGGEEGKMMAIGLPEREVKNLISGYEVYIANLNSPSQTIIAGRIEELEKLKDALKGKKIKSKIINVSCAFHSPFMEKAKTIFDEKLKKVEFKKGKFPVYSNLTGEKYPDNMDEIRNILSEHLIKEVRFIDEIENMYRDGSRVFIEVGPGNVLTGLVNSILSGKNFISITIDKKDEIEGLLSVLAICFLYNKHTLYKIFN, encoded by the coding sequence ATGAAGAAATTACTTTGTATATCAAGAAATAAAAGAGATGATTTTTTAAAAGTACTTGATGAAGTTATCAATAGCATTGAGACAGGAAAGTATGATGAAACAATTGAAAAAGTAATAAATGAAAATGAAGGTAAAGTAAGAGGATGTTTTATATTTGATTCCTTTTCTGAATTAAAAGAGAAAATTGAAAAAATTAAAAATACAACAGAAGAAAAAATAATTCAAGAAGATATATACTTTTCAATAACTGAATTAGAAGGTAAAATTGCCTTTTTATTCCCTGGCCAGGGTTCACAAAAAGTTGGGATGTTTTCTACACTTTTGGAAAAATTCCCTCAGATAAAAGAGTCCATTGAAATTGCAAATGAAACCTTAAAAGAGAAATTGGGGAAAAATTTAAGTGAATTTATTTATCCCCAAGAAGTTAAAAGCGAGGAAGAAAAAAGGAAACAATTAGAACAACTTACAATAACAAATATAACTCAACCAGTTCTTGGTGTTATTGAAATGGGGCTTTTTAAAATAATTAATTCATTTGGTATTTTACCAGACATGGCAGGTGGACATAGTTTAGGAGAATATGTTGCTCTTTCTGCATCAGGAATAATTGAGGAAAGGTTCCTTTATACACTTTTAGAAAGCAGAGGGAGAGCAATAATTGAAGGTGGAGGAGAAGAAGGAAAAATGATGGCTATTGGATTGCCTGAAAGGGAAGTAAAAAATTTAATAAGTGGATATGAAGTATATATTGCAAACTTAAATTCACCTTCTCAAACAATAATTGCTGGTAGAATAGAAGAACTTGAAAAATTAAAAGATGCCTTAAAAGGGAAAAAAATAAAAAGCAAAATTATAAATGTAAGTTGTGCTTTTCATTCTCCATTTATGGAAAAAGCAAAAACAATTTTTGATGAGAAATTAAAGAAAGTTGAATTTAAAAAAGGAAAATTCCCTGTTTATTCAAACTTAACAGGGGAAAAATATCCTGATAACATGGATGAAATAAGAAATATATTAAGTGAACATTTAATAAAAGAAGTCCGATTTATTGATGAAATTGAAAATATGTATAGAGATGGAAGTAGGGTCTTTATTGAAGTTGGTCCGGGTAATGTTTTAACTGGTCTTGTTAACTCAATTCTTTCAGGCAAAAATTTCATTTCAATTACAATTGATAAAAAAGACGAAATTGAAGGACTTTTATCAGTTCTTGCTATTTGTTTTCTTTATAATAAA
- a CDS encoding V-type ATPase subunit, translating into MRQLNKYSYANARIRALLSFLLSPELFERMIAAHDLGEVLSILKTTTYKEVVEKLPAEVSELLLLEKALLKDNLAACWKIYDAIIGKQEKMFIFLLIQRYELEEVKVALRIWHKKNPIDWNEYLLGETIAHQIDFSKIISSQNLDEIISILDSTPYKNPLMQAREQFQKKNSIFYLEIALDIDYYKRLLECAEKLSSTDQKVTKKILGVEIDIENIRWLLRQHKYYNNLNLDEMLEGVIHGGEHITRERVRSSYNSNGISNLIKGLAIGPYSQVKNLVTGNVILLEKFLYEILFHEVHRVLSSFPFTMGVALGYLILKNQETKNIVSLSYAKYYKIEREEISSLIFQ; encoded by the coding sequence ATGCGACAACTTAATAAGTATTCGTATGCTAATGCAAGAATCAGGGCATTGCTTTCTTTTTTGCTTTCGCCAGAGTTGTTTGAACGAATGATAGCAGCCCATGATTTAGGTGAAGTTCTAAGTATTTTGAAAACCACAACTTACAAGGAAGTAGTTGAAAAACTACCAGCAGAAGTTAGTGAACTTTTGCTTCTGGAAAAGGCATTGTTGAAAGATAATTTAGCCGCCTGTTGGAAGATTTATGATGCTATCATCGGGAAACAGGAAAAAATGTTTATTTTTCTCCTTATCCAAAGATATGAATTGGAAGAAGTAAAAGTGGCTCTGCGCATCTGGCATAAAAAGAACCCGATTGATTGGAATGAATATCTATTAGGAGAAACAATTGCTCACCAGATAGATTTTTCTAAAATTATTTCCAGTCAAAATCTTGACGAAATTATCTCAATTCTTGATAGCACACCTTACAAAAACCCCCTTATGCAGGCACGGGAGCAATTTCAGAAAAAAAATTCCATATTTTACCTTGAAATAGCCCTGGATATTGATTATTACAAGAGACTTCTGGAGTGTGCAGAAAAACTATCTTCTACTGACCAGAAAGTGACTAAAAAAATTTTAGGGGTAGAAATTGATATAGAAAACATCCGTTGGCTTTTGCGTCAGCATAAATACTACAACAATCTTAATTTAGATGAAATGCTGGAAGGGGTAATACATGGGGGTGAGCATATTACTCGAGAAAGAGTACGCAGTTCCTATAACTCAAACGGAATTTCTAATTTAATAAAAGGTTTGGCAATAGGACCTTACAGTCAGGTTAAAAATCTGGTCACTGGTAATGTTATTCTTCTGGAGAAATTTCTTTATGAGATTCTTTTCCATGAAGTACACCGAGTACTTTCAAGTTTTCCATTTACAATGGGAGTTGCTTTAGGTTATTTAATTTTGAAAAATCAGGAAACCAAAAATATTGTTTCTTTATCTTATGCAAAGTATTATAAAATAGAGAGGGAAGAAATCTCCTCTCTGATTTTCCAGTAA